The stretch of DNA GATAAAAAACTGGAGTTACTATGCCAATAATCAACATAATCACTACTGCTGTCCACCATCCTATACCCCAGTCTGCTCCGTAGTAAGGATCCTTGCATTTTTTAGTTTTACCATCAGTTTCAAAACAGATCTGTTGGGCTGCTAAAGCAGAAACAACTTCATTCAGATTCTCTCTCTTTGTATCATTAGATTTCACTATTTCTTCTATATCTCGATCGACTTCTTTTAAGAAGTTGCCAGCAGTCTCATTAGCAGAGAATTTATCACAAAGAGATGTTTCCTGTACTTCTGGGGAACACAGAGCAGACCGAAGAGCTGGTTTTCCTTTGGGAGACATGTGCGTTTCAGTCAATACACTGAACTTTTTCACTGGAATTTTGATAGACCTCAGGGCAAAAAAGTCTTGATCGTTGATAAGATTGTTAAGTCTCTTGATATCTGCAacctaaaaatgaaaacaacagcTATAACATTATACTCCATTGAAGCAAAACTCTCTTAATTGTACTATACCCTTAGAAAATACAAGTCTTTTGCAAGGAAACAAAGACAAGGCCTTTGCTTTTGACCTACCCAAGTCAGCTCTCCTTTTCTGTATTCTTGTTCAAAGTGAATATAATTTTGCTCAACTTAAGTCTAAGGCAAggtctttggtttttattacccttactttttctttttgtttttttttaaactactcaTTCATACAGTATGAAGTCAGAAGAGGTCAAAGACCAAATGTGAACAACTTTacagcaagaaagaaaataattatgatGCAAAATCCCCTTCAGTTCAGGTAAGAAGACTGAAAGTCACTTCACATAGATATATTTACGTGTATGTATGTTCAGCTATCAGTTTGCAACTATCTCTGTGCAATTAATAAGACTTCACCTCACTTTACTTTTAAGTTTTCAAATTATGTAAGTTACTGTTAATTTCTAACTCAGTGAAAAACTTCTCAGTTAGGAGTTGCTACAAAGAATGAGTTTGCAATTCATCTAGCCATACGTGGTTTTTTGCTGCTTCTGAGGGCTAAGGCAGGAAACAAGTGTAACTTTTAAACAGTCATCTACCTTAGGCAAGTCAGATATTTCCTTTCCCTATTCTTGCTCAAAGTGCATCTCATTTTGCTTGCAGTAAGTTCAGATTTTAAGTTTGATGTGAAACACTCTTCAGGGATTTAAGTGCCCTGCGATAATCACTGGCTTCAATTTCAGATGGTAACTCCCTCACTATAGATGGCACAGCCACAAACTTCACCATAATAAAGTACTTCCAAATCAGTGCTTTTCTGCAACACCTGCAAAGCACACAGGAATTGTGCCCATTTGAAGATGCACTTTATCTAAGCTCACACAAACCTTTTTAATGTGAAGAAGTCCTTCAGTTCCTATGGCAGTGTATTTGTTAGGTGTATGATGCTGAATAAATTGGATAAGAATAAAAGACTGCCAAATGCAGCAATTTATGATTCCATCACAATGCAACTTACACTTTCTACCTCAAGCTCTTCCACATTCTCTTGAATTTGCAAGAATGAACACAATTTAG from Poecile atricapillus isolate bPoeAtr1 chromosome Z, bPoeAtr1.hap1, whole genome shotgun sequence encodes:
- the LYSMD3 gene encoding lysM and putative peptidoglycan-binding domain-containing protein 3; this translates as MAGRGAGSGPQPPAVAQPLGGGHLYPFVSAESEGPEEEGEMSELRPRGREKVRRSASRDRLDDIVLLTKDIQEGDTLNAIALQFCCSVADIKRLNNLINDQDFFALRSIKIPVKKFSVLTETHMSPKGKPALRSALCSPEVQETSLCDKFSANETAGNFLKEVDRDIEEIVKSNDTKRENLNEVVSALAAQQICFETDGKTKKCKDPYYGADWGIGWWTAVVIMLIIGIVTPVFYLLYYEVLVKADVSHHSPMESSHLFVTEVSHQKEIENGINPTNIMKVDNQGDVQH